Proteins co-encoded in one Ruegeria sp. YS9 genomic window:
- a CDS encoding cytidine deaminase: MSLKDAALSVRENAYAPYSNFKVGAALRSSSGQVYSGCNVENVAYPEGTCAEAGAIAAMVAAGEQELTEVYVVASSPQPVPPCGGCRQKLAEFGKRDVKVTLATVDGAEFETTIGDLLPGAFDASHMEDV, translated from the coding sequence GCTGCCTTGTCAGTCCGCGAAAACGCCTATGCGCCTTATTCGAATTTCAAGGTTGGCGCAGCGCTTCGATCCTCCTCGGGTCAGGTCTATTCCGGTTGCAATGTTGAGAACGTGGCATATCCCGAAGGCACTTGTGCCGAGGCCGGTGCAATCGCCGCGATGGTTGCCGCGGGCGAGCAGGAACTGACCGAGGTCTACGTGGTTGCCTCCAGCCCTCAGCCTGTGCCGCCCTGCGGTGGGTGCCGCCAGAAACTGGCCGAGTTTGGCAAGCGCGATGTGAAAGTTACACTGGCAACCGTGGACGGTGCCGAATTCGAGACAACCATTGGGGATTTGTTGCCGGGCGCATTCGACGCGTCTCATATGGAGGATGTCTGA
- a CDS encoding thymidine phosphorylase — MDARSIIAKLRRQEVPGREELIWFAQGLADGSVSDAQAGAFAMAVCMGGLGPRGRADLTIAMRDSGDVLTWDVDGPVVDKHSTGGVGDSVSLVLAPALAECGAYVPMISGRGLGHTGGTLDKLEAIPGVSTQIGQDRLAQILRDTGAAIVGATGQIAPADKRLYAVRDVTATVESLDLITASILSKKLAASPDALVLDVKVGSGAFMKTMEDARKLATALTETANAAGCRTSAVITDMNQPLAPALGSALEIAEVMKVLTTSDMSPLADISAELGGVLLTDAGMCGSVEEGRDKIFEIIRDGRAAERFGRMMAAVGGPVQFVETWARFLPEANVIQEVPAPQDGFISAVDGEALGLAVVALGGGRQVESDEIDPAVGISSILRLGDRVSKGAPIAVIHAAREDAARRAAETVLSAIEISDTAPTLPDLIHERVRV, encoded by the coding sequence ATGGATGCCCGCTCGATCATAGCAAAACTGCGCAGGCAGGAGGTGCCCGGTCGCGAGGAGCTGATCTGGTTTGCGCAGGGGCTTGCGGACGGAAGCGTCAGCGACGCGCAGGCCGGGGCTTTTGCCATGGCCGTCTGCATGGGCGGTTTGGGCCCTCGGGGACGTGCGGATTTGACGATCGCGATGCGCGACAGTGGAGACGTACTGACCTGGGATGTGGACGGACCGGTGGTCGACAAGCACTCGACCGGTGGTGTCGGGGACAGTGTCAGCCTGGTTCTTGCCCCGGCGCTTGCGGAATGTGGGGCGTATGTCCCAATGATCTCGGGCCGGGGCCTGGGGCACACCGGTGGAACGCTTGACAAGCTTGAGGCCATCCCGGGGGTCAGCACTCAGATAGGGCAGGACCGTCTTGCGCAGATTCTGCGCGATACCGGCGCGGCCATCGTCGGGGCGACGGGCCAGATCGCGCCCGCAGACAAGCGTCTTTATGCGGTGCGGGATGTGACCGCGACAGTCGAGAGCCTGGATCTGATCACAGCGTCGATCCTGTCCAAAAAGCTGGCCGCCAGCCCGGACGCTCTGGTTCTTGACGTCAAGGTCGGCAGCGGCGCTTTCATGAAAACGATGGAAGATGCCCGCAAATTGGCCACCGCATTGACCGAGACCGCCAACGCAGCAGGGTGTCGCACGTCGGCGGTGATCACTGACATGAATCAACCCTTGGCCCCGGCGTTGGGGAGTGCTTTGGAGATCGCTGAGGTGATGAAAGTGCTGACCACGTCGGATATGTCACCTTTGGCAGACATTTCTGCCGAGTTGGGGGGCGTCTTGCTGACCGATGCAGGAATGTGCGGTTCGGTCGAGGAGGGGCGTGACAAAATCTTTGAAATCATCCGTGACGGACGCGCCGCAGAGCGATTTGGTCGCATGATGGCAGCTGTTGGTGGCCCCGTTCAGTTCGTCGAGACCTGGGCTCGGTTCCTGCCTGAGGCGAATGTCATCCAAGAGGTTCCGGCCCCGCAGGACGGCTTCATCTCGGCCGTCGATGGCGAAGCTCTGGGTCTTGCCGTGGTTGCGCTGGGCGGTGGCCGTCAGGTCGAAAGTGACGAGATCGACCCCGCCGTCGGGATATCCAGTATTCTTCGGCTTGGCGATCGCGTGTCCAAAGGCGCGCCGATTGCCGTGATCCATGCTGCGCGGGAAGATGCCGCGCGCCGAGCCGCAGAAACCGTGCTGAGCGCGATTGAGATCAGCGATACGGCTCCGACGCTTCCAGATCTGATCCACGAAAGGGTTCGCGTATGA
- a CDS encoding phosphopentomutase: MSRAFLVVMDSVGIGGAPDADRFFNGDVPDSGANTLAHIAQACAEGRAEDGRSGPLNLPNLDALGLGAAARLASGDATPGLDAEPNGLWGCAREHSPGKDTPSGHWELAGLPVPWDWHYFPDTVPAFPADLSRAAAQAAGTEGILGDCHASGTAIIAELGAEHMRTGWPICYTSADSVFQIAAHEESFGLDRLLGMCRALAPRLHEMKVGRVIARPFVGTPEAGFRRTTNRKDFAIQPPAPVLTNWAQDAGRKVHAVGKIGDIFSMQGIDTLRKGSDAELMQHLSDLVDDAEEGSLTFANFVEFDSLYGHRRDISGYARALEWFDHEIGEILPRLRPGDLLVLTADHGNDPSWTGTDHTREQVPVLISGSGTGQIGQVDFADIAASIAHHLNIPAQGPGRNFL, from the coding sequence ATGAGCCGTGCTTTTCTTGTCGTCATGGATTCCGTCGGAATAGGCGGTGCGCCTGATGCCGATCGTTTTTTCAATGGCGACGTCCCGGATAGTGGGGCAAACACGCTGGCTCATATCGCGCAGGCCTGTGCCGAAGGGCGGGCCGAAGACGGTCGCTCGGGTCCTTTGAACCTGCCGAACCTCGACGCACTGGGGTTGGGTGCGGCTGCGCGACTGGCGTCTGGGGACGCAACCCCCGGATTGGACGCCGAACCCAATGGGTTGTGGGGCTGCGCGCGCGAGCATTCGCCCGGCAAAGACACGCCCTCGGGCCATTGGGAGCTGGCAGGTCTGCCGGTGCCCTGGGATTGGCACTATTTCCCGGATACGGTTCCAGCTTTTCCTGCGGACCTGAGCCGCGCAGCGGCCCAGGCCGCCGGGACCGAAGGCATCCTTGGCGATTGCCATGCCTCGGGCACGGCGATCATCGCTGAACTGGGTGCCGAGCATATGCGAACCGGCTGGCCGATCTGCTACACCTCAGCCGACAGTGTGTTTCAGATCGCAGCCCATGAAGAGAGTTTCGGGCTGGACCGTTTGCTGGGTATGTGCCGCGCGCTTGCCCCGCGCTTGCACGAGATGAAAGTGGGTCGTGTCATTGCGCGCCCCTTTGTCGGCACGCCAGAGGCGGGCTTCAGACGGACAACCAACCGCAAGGATTTCGCCATTCAGCCGCCCGCTCCGGTTCTGACCAATTGGGCGCAGGATGCCGGGCGGAAAGTGCACGCAGTGGGCAAGATCGGCGACATCTTTTCCATGCAGGGTATCGACACGCTGCGCAAAGGGTCGGACGCTGAACTCATGCAGCACCTTTCAGATCTGGTGGATGACGCCGAAGAGGGCAGCCTGACTTTCGCCAACTTTGTTGAATTCGACAGTCTGTACGGCCACCGCCGCGATATCAGCGGTTATGCCCGAGCATTGGAATGGTTCGACCACGAGATCGGCGAGATTCTGCCCCGGCTCCGCCCCGGCGACCTGTTGGTTTTGACCGCCGATCATGGCAATGATCCCAGTTGGACCGGGACAGATCACACACGTGAACAAGTACCGGTTCTGATTTCCGGGTCAGGCACGGGGCAGATCGGCCAGGTGGACTTTGCCGACATTGCCGCCAGCATCGCCCATCACCTGAACATTCCGGCGCAAGGACCGGGAAGGAATTTTCTATGA
- a CDS encoding adenosine deaminase encodes MSVADLPKIELHLHHEGAAPPAFIRQLAHEKRVDLSGIFKPDGSYDFRDFAHFLNVYEAACEVLKTPEDFRRLTLAILEESAENGVVYSETFLSPDFCGGGDLHAWRDYLNAIQDAADEAERKFDITLRGVITCVRHFGPDQAKRSAYCAAETAGDWITGFGMGGNESVGTQGDFKWAFDCAREAGLRLTTHAGEFGGPESVRDAVRDLGVERIGHGVRALEDPDLVRELVDRDITLEVCPGSNVVLGLFPDFAAHPIANLRDAGVKVTVSTDDPPFFHTTMRREYEMLNAAFGWEAEDFAALNQTALEAAFCDDDTRARVKKRLENT; translated from the coding sequence ATGAGCGTCGCCGACCTGCCGAAAATAGAACTGCACCTGCATCACGAAGGCGCCGCGCCACCGGCGTTCATTCGCCAGCTTGCGCATGAAAAACGGGTGGATCTGAGCGGTATCTTCAAGCCGGACGGATCTTATGATTTCCGCGATTTCGCGCATTTCCTGAATGTGTATGAGGCCGCCTGCGAAGTCCTGAAAACGCCTGAAGACTTCCGGCGGCTGACATTGGCCATTCTCGAAGAAAGCGCCGAAAATGGTGTCGTCTACTCTGAGACTTTTCTGAGCCCCGATTTTTGTGGCGGCGGCGACCTGCACGCCTGGCGGGACTATCTGAACGCCATTCAGGACGCGGCGGACGAGGCCGAGCGCAAGTTTGACATTACTTTGCGCGGTGTCATTACCTGTGTGCGCCATTTCGGTCCCGATCAAGCCAAGCGCAGCGCCTATTGCGCGGCAGAGACTGCGGGCGACTGGATCACCGGTTTTGGCATGGGGGGAAATGAATCCGTTGGCACTCAGGGCGATTTCAAATGGGCTTTCGACTGCGCACGCGAGGCCGGGCTTCGCCTGACGACACATGCCGGAGAGTTCGGCGGCCCTGAAAGCGTGCGCGATGCCGTGCGCGATCTGGGGGTCGAGCGCATCGGACACGGTGTTCGCGCCCTCGAGGATCCAGACCTTGTTCGCGAACTGGTCGACCGGGACATCACTCTTGAGGTCTGTCCTGGATCGAATGTGGTTCTGGGGCTTTTCCCCGATTTTGCGGCCCACCCGATTGCGAACCTGCGCGATGCAGGCGTGAAGGTCACGGTATCCACAGACGACCCCCCGTTTTTTCACACGACCATGCGACGGGAATATGAGATGTTGAACGCAGCCTTCGGCTGGGAGGCCGAAGATTTTGCGGCCCTGAATCAGACCGCCCTGGAAGCGGCCTTTTGTGATGATGATACCCGTGCGCGGGTCAAGAAAAGACTGGAGAACACATGA
- the upp gene encoding uracil phosphoribosyltransferase has translation MSEHLTVVDHPLVQHKLTLMRDKGTSTAVFRQLLREITLLLAYEVTREIPLTTRHIETPMEEMDAPILAGKKMALVSILRAGNGMLDGVLELVPSARVGFVGLYRDEETLKPVQYYFKAPESLKDRLVIAVDPMLATGNSSAAAIDLLKEAGATDIRFLCLLAAPEGVARMKEAHPDVHIVTAALDRELNSKGYIMPGLGDAGDRMFGTK, from the coding sequence ATGAGCGAACATCTGACCGTCGTCGATCACCCGCTGGTGCAACACAAACTGACGCTCATGCGGGACAAGGGGACCTCGACCGCCGTATTCCGGCAGTTGCTGCGCGAAATTACGCTGCTGCTGGCCTATGAGGTCACGCGCGAAATACCGTTGACCACGCGCCATATCGAAACACCGATGGAAGAAATGGACGCCCCCATTCTGGCGGGCAAGAAAATGGCGCTGGTGTCGATCCTGCGCGCTGGAAACGGGATGCTGGATGGGGTGCTGGAGCTGGTTCCCTCCGCGCGCGTCGGTTTTGTCGGCCTGTATCGCGACGAAGAAACGCTGAAGCCCGTGCAGTATTACTTCAAAGCACCCGAGAGCCTGAAGGACCGTTTGGTTATCGCGGTGGATCCGATGCTGGCCACCGGCAACAGTTCGGCTGCGGCGATTGACCTGCTGAAAGAGGCGGGGGCGACGGATATCCGCTTTCTCTGTCTGTTGGCCGCGCCGGAAGGTGTTGCGCGTATGAAAGAGGCGCACCCGGATGTGCACATCGTCACCGCCGCACTGGACCGCGAACTGAACTCGAAAGGCTATATCATGCCGGGTCTGGGCGATGCGGGCGACCGGATGTTTGGAACCAAGTAA